TACGTCGAGAAGTTCACGAACGGCGAAGTGAAGGGCAAGAGCGGTTCGCTGACGGCACTGCCGGTCATCGAAACGCAGGCAGGCGACGTGACGGCGTTCGTTCCGACGAACGTGATCTCGATTACCGACGGCCAGATCTTCCTGGAAACCGACCTGTTCAACGCAGGCATCCGCCCGGCAATCAACGCCGGCGTGTCGGTGTCGCGTGTCGGTGGCGCCGCGCAGACGAAGGTCGTCAAGAAGCTGTCGGGCGGTATCCGTACCGACCTCGCGCAGTACCGTGAGCTCGCCGCGTTCGCACAGTTCGCGTCGGACCTCGACGAAGCGACCCGCAAGCAGCTCGAGCGCGGCCGCCGCGTGACGGAACTGCTGAAGCAGCCGCAGTATCAGCCGCTGCAGGTGTGGGAGCTGGCCGTGTCGCTGTTCGCGGCGAACAATGGCTACCTCGACGACATCGACGTCAAGGACGTGCTGCCGTTCGAAAAGGGCATGCGCGAATTCCTGAAGACGAGCCACGCTGACCTCATCAAGCGCATCGAAGACAACAAGGACTTGTCGAAGGACGACGAAGGCGCGCTGCGCGCCGCGCTCGACGCCTTCAAGAAGTCCGGTGCCTATTGATCCGCGAGGGACACCTTGAAGCGGCGCGGGCCGCGTAAAGCGCCCGCGCCGCTTCGGTCAAGGAGCAAGCTATGGCTGGAATGAAGGAAATTCGCGGGAAGATCAAGAGCGTGCAAAACACGCGCAAGATCACGAAGGCGATGGAGATGGTGGCCGCATCGAAGATGCGCCGCGCGCAGGAACGCATGCGCGCTGCCCGCCCGTATGCGGAGAAGGTCCGCGCCATCGCCGCGCACATGGGCCGCGCGAACCCGGAGTACCGCCACCCGTTCATGGTGGCGAACGACGGCGCGAACACGGCCGGCATCATCCTCGTCACGACCGACAAGGGTCTGTGCGGCGGCCTGAACACGAACGTGCTGCGCGCCACGGTGCAGAAGTTCAAGGAGCTGGACGAGAAGGGCCAGAAGGTCGAAGCCACCGCGATCGGCGGCAAGGGCCTCGGGTTCCTGAATCGTTTCGGCGCGAAGGTGATCTCGCAGGTCGTGCATCTCGGCGATACGCCGCATCTCGACAAGCTGATCGGCGCAGTGAAGACGCAACTCGATCAGTACTCGGAAGGCAAGCTGTCGGCTGTCTATATCGGGTACACGCGCTTCATCAACACGATGAAGCAGGAAGCGGTGATCGAACAGCTGCTGCCGCTGTCGTCGGATCGTCTCGAGGGCGACAGCGACACGCCGTCCACGGCGTGGGACTACATCTACGAGCCGGATGCGCCCGCGGTGGTCGACGAACTGCTCGTGCGTTACGTCGAGGCGCTGGTGTACCAGGCCGTGGCGGAAAACATGGCGTCGGAACAATCGGCGCGAATGGTCGCGATGAAGGCGGCTTCGGACAACGCGAAGACGGTGATCAGCGAGCTGCAATTGGTTTACAACAAGAGCCGTCAGGCCGCGATCACGAAAGAACTGTCGGAGATCGTCGGCGGCGCTGCTGCTGTTTAAGCGCGCGCGGGAATTTGACGCTCGGGAAACTGCGCCTTTGCGCGAGTAAAGAATCAGGTATTTAAAGGAAAAGCGATGAGTACTGCTGCTTTGGTAGAAGGCAAGATCGTACAGTGCATCGGCGCCGTTATCGACGTGGAATTCCCGCGCGAAACCATGCCGAAGATCTACGACGCGCTGACGCTCGATGGCTCGGAACTGACGCTCGAAGTCCAGCAGCAGCTGGGCGACGGCGTGGTCCGCACCATCTGTCTGGGTGCATCCGACGGCCTGCGCCGTGGCCTGGTCGTGAAGAACACGGGCAAGCCGATCTCGGTGCCGGTCGGCAAGCCGACCCTCGGCCGGATCATGGACGTGCTCGGCCGTCCGATCGACGAGGCTGGCCCGATCGACAGCGAAGTGACGCGTTCGATCCACCAGAAGGCGCCGGCGTTCGACGAACTGTCGCCGTCGACCGAACTGCTCGAAACGGGCATCAAGGTCATCGACCTGATCTGCCCGTTCGCAAAGGGCGGCAAGGTCGGTCTGTTCGGTGGTGCAGGCGTGGGCAAGACCGTCAACATGATGGAGCTCATCAACAACATCGCGAAGGAGCACGGCGGTTACTCCGTGTTCGCGGGCGTGGGCGAGCGTACCCGTGAAGGGAACGACTTCTACCACGAAATGAAGGACTCGAACGTTCTCGACAAGGTCGCGCTCGTGTACGGCCAGATGAACGAGCCGCCGGGCAACCGTCTGCGCGTCGCGCTGACGGGCCTGACGATGGCCGAGCACTTCCGTGACGAAGGCCTCGACGTGCTGTTCTTCGTCGACAACATCTACCGTTTCACGCTGGCCGGCACCGAAGTGTCGGCACTGCTCGGCCGTATGCCGTCGGCAGTGGGCTATCAGCCGACGCTGGCTGAAGAAATGGGCAAGCTGCAAGAGCGCATCACGTCGACCAAGAAGGGCTCGATCACGTCGGTTCAGGCCGTGTACGTCCCTGCGGATGACTTGACCGACCCGTCGCCGGCCACCACCTTCGGCCACCTGGACGCAACCGTCGTTCTGTCGCGTGACATCGCTTCGCTGGGTATCTACCCGGCAGTCGATCCGCTCGACTCGACGTCGCGCCAGATCGACCCGAACGTGATCGGCGAAGAGCACTACTCGATCACGCGCGGCGTGCAGCAGACGCTGCAGCGCTACAAGGAACTGCGCGACATCATCGCGATTCTGGGCATGGACGAACTGTCGCCGGAAGACAAGCTGTCGGTCGCGCGCGCACGTAAGATCCAGCGTTTCCTGTCGCAGCCGTTCCACGTCGCTGAAGTGTTCACGGGCTCGCCGGGCAAGTACGTGCCGCTGAAGGAAACGATCCGTGGCTTCAAGATGATCGTCGAAGGCGAGTGCGACCACCTGCCGGAACAGGCGTTCTACATGGTCGGCACGATCGACGAAGCCTTCGAAAAGGCCAAGAAGATCCAGTAAGGGTCATGGGACCGGAGTGAGCGCTGAAGCGCTGACTCTGGCCAACCACGGCATGGGATCGGAGTAAGCGCTAAAGCGCCAACACCGATCGACAGGAGTCGATATGGCAACCATCAAAGTAGACGTCGTCAGCGCGGAAGAGCAGATCTTCTCGGGCGTGGCGAAATTCGTCGCGCTGCCGGGCGAAGCGGGTGAGCTGGGCATCCTGCCGGGCCACACGCCGCTGATCACGCGGATTCGTCCGGGTGCGGTGCGCATCGAAGTCGAGGGCGGCAACGACGAATTCGTGTTCGTCGCGGGCGGCATTCTCGAAGTGCAGCCGGGCGCCGTGACGGTGCTCGCCGATACCGCGATCCGCGGCAAGGACCTCGACTCGGCGAAGGCCGAGGAAGCGCGCAAGCGCGCCGAGGAGACGCTGCAGAACGCGAAGTCGGATCTCGACCTCGCGAAGGCGCAATCCGAGCTCGCGACCGCGATGGCGCAGCTCGAGGCGATCCAGCGTCTGGCGAAGATTCGCAGCCGGCACTGAGCCGCGCCGCGTATCCCGCGAAAGAAAGCAGCCTTCGGGCTGCTTTTTTTTCGTCTGCAGTTTGCGCGCCGGGTCGTTGCGTCCGGTCGTGCTATTTCATCCGTCCGCCGCGATTTGATGTCAGAGTGTCGTCAGCGGAGCGCGTCATCATCCGCGGTGAGGCCGTCCGTCGCGATTGCGGCGGCGGAGACGGGTGCCGGAAGCGCGCGGGCCGATCAGTCAAAAAAGACGGAGACATTCATGGCAGCAGACCTTGGCGTAGGGGCGCTGATCGCGCCCGAAAGCGGATTGTCGTACGTGCGCGGCGCGACCGACGTGCCGCTATCCGAAGCGACGATCGGCCGGTTTCTGCGCGATACCGCCGGCCGCTTTCCCGACCGTCCGGCCGTCGTGTTCCGCGAGCAGCAGGTGCGCTGGACCTGGCGCGAGTTCGCGAACGAGGTCGACGTGCTCGCGGCCGGCCTCGCCGCGTTCGGGATCGTGAAGGGCGATCGCGTCGGCATCTGGTCGCCGAACCGCAGCGAATGGCTGCTCACGCAGTTCGCGACCGCGCGTATCGGCGCGGTGCTCGTCAACCTCAATCCGGCCTACCGGCTTGCCGAGATCGAATACGCACTGAACAAGGTCGGCTGCAAGGCCGTGATCGCGGCCGAGCGCTTCAAGACATCCGCGTACGTCGAGATGCTGCAGACCATCGCGCCGGAACTCGCGACCGCGACGCCGGGCGACCTGCATGCGGCACGCGTGCCGAGCCTGCGCACGGTCGTGTCGATGGGCGACGTCGCGCCGGCCGGCATGTTCCGTTTCGCCGACGTGATGACGCGCGGCCGCCAGGCCGTCGACCCCGCATTGCTCGATGCGATCGGCGCGACGCTCGCGGCCAACGACCCGATCAACATCCAGTTCACGAGCGGCACGACGGGCAGCCCGAAGGGTGCGACGCTCACGCATCGCAACGTCGTCAACAACGGGCGCTCGATCGCGACGGCGATGCGTTTCAGCGAGCAGGACATGCTGTGCATCCCGGTGCCGCTGTACCACTGCTTCGGGATGGTGCTGGCCGTGCTCGCGTGCGTGTCGAAGGGCGCGGCGATGGTGTTTCCCGGCGAAGCGTTCGATCCGGTCGCGACGCTCGCGGCGGTGGCTGACGAGCGCTGCACCGCACTGCACGGCGTGCCGACGATGTTCATCGCGGAGCTCGACCATCCGCAGTTCGCGAGCTTCGACCTGTCGACGCTGCGCACCGGGATCATGGCCGGCTCGCCGTGCCCGATCGAGACGATGAAGCGCGTCGTGTCGCAGATGCACCTGTCTGAGATCACGATCGCGTACGGGATGACGGAGACGAGCCCCGTGTCGTTCCAGAGCTCGACCGACGATCCGCTCGAGAAGCGCACGACGACGGTCGGCCGCATCCAGCCGCATCTCGAGGTGAAGATCGTCGATCCGAACGGCGATATCGTGCCGGTCGGCGCGACCGGCGAGCTGTGCACGAAGGGCTATTCGGTGATGCTCGGCTACTGGGACGACGATGCGAAGACGCGCGACGTGCTGGTCGACGGCTGGATGCATACGGGCGATCTTGCGACGCTCGATGCGGACGGTTACTGCAACATCGTCGGCCGCCTGAAGGACATGGTGATTCGCGGTGGCGAGAACGTTTATCCGCGCGAGATCGAGGAGTTCCTGTTTCGGCATCCGAAGATCCAGAGTGCGCAGGTATTCGGCGTGCCCGATGCGAAATACGGCGAGGAGCTGTGCGCGTGGATCGTGCTGCGCACCGACGAGCAGATGACCGAGGACGACGTGCGTGCGTTCTGCAACGGGCAGATCGCGCACTACAAGATTCCGCGCTACATTCGCTTCGTCGACGAGTTGCCGATGACGGTGACGGGCAAGGTGCAGAAGTTCGTGATGCGCGACCGGATGATCGAGGAACTGAAGCTCGACGTGCAGAAGACCGCATAAAGAGCCGCCCGGCGGCGGGACAAGCGCGGCGGCCTGCGGGCCGTTGCGTTTTCGATGGACGAAAAAAAGCGGGCTTATTAGCCCGCTAAAAACCACACGCTACGGGGTTAGCGCGAGGAGACCAAAGATGAAACCGTGTCCGGCGGGGAGCCGGAAACGACTCCAACAGGGATGCCCCTCGGAAGGGCTTCGGTACGTGACCGACTGGCTCGCAGCGCTTCGCGTCCGCTCACACTTGGCACACGAGACCGCATCCGTGTTGAAACCGTTGAGGCCATTGTGGGCGAATTAATGACCCGTCGCGGTAACAAAGTGTTTCAGGTTGTAACGCCCGCCAGATAAGGCTTCCCGGGATTTTTTGCTGTTTTCGGGGTCCTGAAAAAGGTCATTTTTACCCATATTTTCCGCAACGTTTTCATCGTATGCGCGCGATGCGCTTTTCATGCGTATCAGGCTCGACGAACTGCCGATTTACACGCGAGAAAGTGCGTCGCGCGGCAGATACCGCGTATGACGATTCATTCGTCAGAAAGATTTTGAAACGTGATTGGAATGTGCGGAAGTCGGCCTTTTGGCCAATTCGGCGGTTTCGGGCCGCCAGCGCGTGGCGTCGAAGTGTAACGGCGACAGTCCGGCCGCCGCCACGCAGCGACTTTCGCGGGTAGCGGCCACGGGGTCGTTGCCCGCTATCGGCCGCTGCGCGCGTGCCTGCTTACTTCAGCCACTTGTCCGAAATCGCCTGGTATTCGCCGGTCGACAGCGCGAGATGCAGCCACTGGTCGACGTACTGCTGGAACACGGCATCGCCGCGCGGCACCATGTACGCCTTCTCGCCGAACTGGAACGGCTTGTCCGGATGCACCGAGCACAGGCCCGGATTCAGTTTTTGCTGCAGCAGCGTCTCGGACGCATCCGTCACCATCACGTCCGCCTTGCCCGCGAGGATCTGCTTGAAGATCGTCACGTTGTCCGGATAGACGGTCAGGTTCGCGTGCGTGAAATACTGCTTCGCGAAACGCTCGTTGGTGCCGCCCGGGTTCACGATCACGCGCGTGTCGGGCCGGTCGATCTGCGTGATGGTCTGGTATTTGCCGGCGTCCGCGCAGCGCGTGATCGGCGTCTTGCCGTCGACGACGTACGGCTGCGTGAAGAACACGCGCTTCTGACGTTCGAGCGTTGTCGATACGCCGCCCACCGCGATGTCGCATTTCGCGACGAAATCGCCGGTCAGGTTCGACCAGCTCGTCTTCACGTAGTCGGTCTTCACGCCGAGCGACTTCGCGAGCGATTCGGCCATGTCGATGTCGATGCCCTCGAAGCGGCCGTCCGCGCGGTGGTACGAATACGGCTTGTAGTCGCCCGTCGTGCAGACGCGCAGCGCGCCGCGCGCGAGCACGTCGTCGAGCCGCGAGCCGGCGCCCGGTGCGGCCGCGGCGGCGCCCGCGCCGGTTTGTGCGTGCGCGGCGGCGCAGCAGAGCAACGCGGCCGCGGCGAGCGTGGCGAATGGTTTCATCGGTCTCCTCCTTCGTTTCGTTCGATATGAGCGTCCGATCATAACGGAGCCATCGCGCGCGTCATATGGCCGCCATCGCATCGGCGTGCGCAGCCTGGCGGCGGCTGTCCGGTAAAATGCCGCTTTGCCTTCGCATCGTCGCTCCTACCGTGGCCCATACCCTGCTCAACGACACCTTCCTGCGCGCGCTTCTGCGCGAGCCGACCGACTACACGCCGATCTGGCTGATGCGCCAGGCGGGTCGCTACCTGCCCGAATACAACGCGACGCGCGCGCGCGCCGGCAGCTTCCTCGGCCTCGCGAAGAATCCCGACTACGCGACCGAAGTGACGCTGCAGCCGCTCGAGCGCTTTCCGCTCGACGCCGCAATCCTGTTCTCGGACATCCTGACGATTCCGGACGCGATGGGGCTCGGCCTCGACTTCCAGGTCGGCGAAGGGCCGAAGTTCGCGCATCCGGTGCGGACCGAGGCCGACGTCGCGAAGCTCGCGGTGCCGGACATCGACGCGACGCTCGGCTACGTGACCGGCGCCGTGCGCGAGATCCGTCGCGCGCTCACCGACGGCCAGGGCCGTCAGCGCGTGCCGCTGATCGGCTTCTCGGGCAGCCCGTGGACGCTCGCGTGCTACATGGTCGAAGGCGGCGGGTCGGACGATTTCCGCACGGTGAAGTCGATGGCGTATTCGCGCCCCGACCTGATGCACCGGATCCTCGACGTGAACGCACAGGCGGTGGCGGCGTACCTGAACGCGCAGATCGAAGCAGGCGCGCAGGCCGTGATGATTTTCGATACGTGGGGCGGCGCGCTGGCGGACGGCGCGTACCAGCGCTTTTCACTCGACTACATCCGCCGCGTGGTGGCGCAGCTCAAGCGCGAGCACGACGGCGAGCGCGTACCGGTGATCACGTTCACGAAGGGCGGCGGGCTGTGGCTCGAGGAGATCGCGGCGACCGGCGTCGACGCGGTCGGGCTCGACTGGACGGTCAACCTCGGCGCCGCGCGCGAGCGCGTCGCGGGGCGCGTCGCGCTGCAGGGCAACCTCGACCCGACGATCCTGTTTGCGCCGCCGGCCGCAGTGCGCGAGCAGGCGCGCGCGGTGCTCGACAGCTACGGCAATCATCCGGGCCACGTGTTCAACCTCGGGCACGGCATCTCGCAATTCACGTCGCCCGATCACGTCGCCGAACTCGTCGACGAAGTGCATAGCCACAGCCGCAAGATCCGTAGCGGAGCCGCCGGCTGAACGCAAGCGCCGTCATGCTGCACCGCGGGGTGACGGCGTTTCGTTGTCGGCACTAAACAGGGCGCAACCCCGTACCGGTTGCCGATTCGTCGCTTGTCAAGACTTGACTTATACACATTTTCCACGTTGCAGCGCGGTAGAGCCCTGTATCGGTCAATTTGTCTGGCTATGGTTCGGTAATTTGAATAGCAGCCTTATGGAATAAGGCTTCGCGGGGCACCGCAGCAAGCGGCGAAAAACAGCGGAAAGCACGGCCCCGCGCGCGTTGCAGCCATTGAACGGCGAGTTCTCAACAAAGTTATCCACAGGCTGGGCAGGGTATACGGCGATTCCTAATGCGAATCCAAAACTTAGCGCCGAATCTGAAGTTTTACTTTAAGTCCGCCGTCGCGATGCGGGGGCGGGTGCAAGCCGTCCACGCCGCGCGTGCCGCTGCCGGAGCGCCGTGATGGAGGGCACCTACCTGCGCGTCGCGCTCGACCATCCGCTCGCGACGCTGTTCGACTACCGCTGCGACGCGCAGCCGGCGCCCATCCCCGGCACGC
The nucleotide sequence above comes from Burkholderia pyrrocinia. Encoded proteins:
- the atpG gene encoding F0F1 ATP synthase subunit gamma, with translation MAGMKEIRGKIKSVQNTRKITKAMEMVAASKMRRAQERMRAARPYAEKVRAIAAHMGRANPEYRHPFMVANDGANTAGIILVTTDKGLCGGLNTNVLRATVQKFKELDEKGQKVEATAIGGKGLGFLNRFGAKVISQVVHLGDTPHLDKLIGAVKTQLDQYSEGKLSAVYIGYTRFINTMKQEAVIEQLLPLSSDRLEGDSDTPSTAWDYIYEPDAPAVVDELLVRYVEALVYQAVAENMASEQSARMVAMKAASDNAKTVISELQLVYNKSRQAAITKELSEIVGGAAAV
- the atpD gene encoding F0F1 ATP synthase subunit beta; amino-acid sequence: MSTAALVEGKIVQCIGAVIDVEFPRETMPKIYDALTLDGSELTLEVQQQLGDGVVRTICLGASDGLRRGLVVKNTGKPISVPVGKPTLGRIMDVLGRPIDEAGPIDSEVTRSIHQKAPAFDELSPSTELLETGIKVIDLICPFAKGGKVGLFGGAGVGKTVNMMELINNIAKEHGGYSVFAGVGERTREGNDFYHEMKDSNVLDKVALVYGQMNEPPGNRLRVALTGLTMAEHFRDEGLDVLFFVDNIYRFTLAGTEVSALLGRMPSAVGYQPTLAEEMGKLQERITSTKKGSITSVQAVYVPADDLTDPSPATTFGHLDATVVLSRDIASLGIYPAVDPLDSTSRQIDPNVIGEEHYSITRGVQQTLQRYKELRDIIAILGMDELSPEDKLSVARARKIQRFLSQPFHVAEVFTGSPGKYVPLKETIRGFKMIVEGECDHLPEQAFYMVGTIDEAFEKAKKIQ
- a CDS encoding F0F1 ATP synthase subunit epsilon; the encoded protein is MATIKVDVVSAEEQIFSGVAKFVALPGEAGELGILPGHTPLITRIRPGAVRIEVEGGNDEFVFVAGGILEVQPGAVTVLADTAIRGKDLDSAKAEEARKRAEETLQNAKSDLDLAKAQSELATAMAQLEAIQRLAKIRSRH
- a CDS encoding AMP-binding protein; amino-acid sequence: MAADLGVGALIAPESGLSYVRGATDVPLSEATIGRFLRDTAGRFPDRPAVVFREQQVRWTWREFANEVDVLAAGLAAFGIVKGDRVGIWSPNRSEWLLTQFATARIGAVLVNLNPAYRLAEIEYALNKVGCKAVIAAERFKTSAYVEMLQTIAPELATATPGDLHAARVPSLRTVVSMGDVAPAGMFRFADVMTRGRQAVDPALLDAIGATLAANDPINIQFTSGTTGSPKGATLTHRNVVNNGRSIATAMRFSEQDMLCIPVPLYHCFGMVLAVLACVSKGAAMVFPGEAFDPVATLAAVADERCTALHGVPTMFIAELDHPQFASFDLSTLRTGIMAGSPCPIETMKRVVSQMHLSEITIAYGMTETSPVSFQSSTDDPLEKRTTTVGRIQPHLEVKIVDPNGDIVPVGATGELCTKGYSVMLGYWDDDAKTRDVLVDGWMHTGDLATLDADGYCNIVGRLKDMVIRGGENVYPREIEEFLFRHPKIQSAQVFGVPDAKYGEELCAWIVLRTDEQMTEDDVRAFCNGQIAHYKIPRYIRFVDELPMTVTGKVQKFVMRDRMIEELKLDVQKTA
- a CDS encoding transporter substrate-binding domain-containing protein; the encoded protein is MKPFATLAAAALLCCAAAHAQTGAGAAAAAPGAGSRLDDVLARGALRVCTTGDYKPYSYHRADGRFEGIDIDMAESLAKSLGVKTDYVKTSWSNLTGDFVAKCDIAVGGVSTTLERQKRVFFTQPYVVDGKTPITRCADAGKYQTITQIDRPDTRVIVNPGGTNERFAKQYFTHANLTVYPDNVTIFKQILAGKADVMVTDASETLLQQKLNPGLCSVHPDKPFQFGEKAYMVPRGDAVFQQYVDQWLHLALSTGEYQAISDKWLK
- the hemE gene encoding uroporphyrinogen decarboxylase, which produces MAHTLLNDTFLRALLREPTDYTPIWLMRQAGRYLPEYNATRARAGSFLGLAKNPDYATEVTLQPLERFPLDAAILFSDILTIPDAMGLGLDFQVGEGPKFAHPVRTEADVAKLAVPDIDATLGYVTGAVREIRRALTDGQGRQRVPLIGFSGSPWTLACYMVEGGGSDDFRTVKSMAYSRPDLMHRILDVNAQAVAAYLNAQIEAGAQAVMIFDTWGGALADGAYQRFSLDYIRRVVAQLKREHDGERVPVITFTKGGGLWLEEIAATGVDAVGLDWTVNLGAARERVAGRVALQGNLDPTILFAPPAAVREQARAVLDSYGNHPGHVFNLGHGISQFTSPDHVAELVDEVHSHSRKIRSGAAG